One Prodigiosinella aquatilis DNA window includes the following coding sequences:
- a CDS encoding autotransporter assembly complex family protein, producing MLLVLPSARAASNVRLQLVGLKGELQKNVRARLSTIAPDEVSADGRFQARVDEAIRQGLRALGYYDPEILFKFEPAVNGGRPVLLVNVTPGKPVRIAGVNIIITGQARDDKDFQQLIQTSKPPLGSILNHGDYDGFKRSLSDLAVNKGYFDARFTKSQLGVIQSTRQAYWDIDYASGERYRFGKVHFQGSQIREDYLQNLLPFHEGDEYTTQALGEFNRRLSATGWFNAAVVSPDFSQATQSKKLPLDAVLTPRSRNTVEVGGGYATDVGPRLKTTWKKPWINSRGHSLESNLSLSAPEQVLDFSYKVPLLKNPLEQYYLLQGGFKREDLNDTRSDATTLNVARYWSYPSGWQRAVNLRWSLDHFTQGSITDTTTLIYPGVSINRTRQRGGLMPFWGDTQRYSVDVSNTAWGSDIDFAIFQAQNVWIRTLADKHRFVARGNLGWIETSDFSRVPPSLRFFAGGDRSIRGYKYKSISPRDDDDKLTGASKLATGSIEYQYNVTGKWWGAVFIDSGEAVNDIRKSNFKTGAGIGVRWESPVGPVKFDLARPIGDAEKHGLQFYIGLGPEL from the coding sequence ATGTTGTTGGTGTTGCCTTCAGCCAGGGCAGCGTCCAATGTTCGGTTGCAACTTGTCGGGCTTAAGGGTGAATTACAAAAAAATGTCCGGGCGCGGTTATCGACAATTGCGCCAGACGAAGTCAGTGCCGATGGTCGTTTCCAGGCCCGTGTTGATGAGGCGATCCGACAAGGGTTGCGGGCATTGGGGTATTACGATCCTGAAATTCTGTTCAAATTCGAACCGGCGGTGAACGGTGGTCGTCCGGTACTCTTGGTTAATGTCACGCCGGGAAAACCAGTCAGGATCGCCGGTGTGAATATCATTATTACTGGTCAGGCGCGAGATGATAAAGATTTTCAGCAACTGATTCAGACGAGTAAACCGCCCCTGGGAAGCATTCTGAACCATGGCGATTATGATGGTTTTAAACGCTCACTTAGCGACCTTGCCGTCAATAAGGGTTATTTCGATGCCCGTTTCACTAAAAGCCAATTGGGAGTGATACAAAGCACTCGTCAAGCGTACTGGGATATTGATTACGCTAGTGGTGAGCGTTACCGCTTTGGCAAAGTGCACTTCCAGGGGTCGCAGATCCGTGAAGATTATCTGCAAAATCTGTTGCCGTTCCATGAAGGCGATGAATACACCACACAAGCATTAGGTGAATTTAACCGCCGCTTATCAGCGACAGGCTGGTTCAACGCCGCCGTGGTGTCGCCGGATTTCAGTCAGGCCACACAGAGCAAAAAACTGCCGTTGGATGCGGTGCTGACGCCACGCAGCCGCAATACGGTAGAAGTCGGGGGCGGGTATGCCACGGATGTGGGGCCCCGGCTGAAAACCACCTGGAAAAAGCCATGGATTAATTCGCGTGGACACAGTCTGGAAAGTAACCTCAGCCTGTCGGCACCGGAACAGGTGTTGGATTTCAGCTATAAAGTACCGCTGCTCAAGAATCCGCTGGAGCAATATTACCTGTTACAGGGCGGATTTAAACGAGAAGACCTGAATGATACCCGTTCGGATGCCACTACACTGAATGTGGCGCGTTATTGGAGTTATCCCAGTGGTTGGCAGCGGGCAGTCAACCTGCGCTGGAGTCTGGACCACTTTACGCAAGGTAGCATAACCGATACCACCACGCTGATTTATCCCGGTGTCAGCATCAATCGTACGCGCCAACGCGGTGGTCTGATGCCTTTCTGGGGAGACACCCAACGTTACTCGGTAGATGTCTCCAATACGGCGTGGGGTTCGGATATCGATTTTGCTATTTTCCAGGCGCAGAACGTGTGGATCCGTACGTTGGCGGATAAACATCGCTTTGTGGCCCGCGGCAATCTGGGGTGGATAGAAACCAGTGACTTTTCCCGCGTGCCGCCATCCCTGCGTTTCTTTGCCGGAGGCGACCGCAGTATCCGTGGCTATAAATACAAGTCAATCTCGCCCCGTGATGATGACGATAAGCTGACCGGTGCCTCAAAGTTAGCGACCGGATCGATCGAATATCAATACAACGTCACTGGCAAGTGGTGGGGGGCGGTGTTTATCGACAGTGGTGAAGCGGTTAACGATATCAGAAAGAGTAATTTCAAAACCGGTGCCGGGATTGGTGTGCGCTGGGAATCACCAGTGGGACCAGTCAAGTTTGATCTGGCCAGACCGATTGGTGATGCTGAAAAACATGGATTGCAGTTTTATATCGGTCTGGGGCCTGAATTATGA
- the msrA gene encoding peptide-methionine (S)-S-oxide reductase MsrA: protein MDSFDKTQCISQSDALSGRITPMPVARLHAVSQHSMTYVPENMQVAIFAMGCFWGAERLFWQQPGIYSTAAGYCGGYTPNPTYREICTGKTGHAEVVRVVFDPTVISYKQLLQLFWENHDPAQGMRQGGDIGTQYRSAIYPVTPEQESAAKESAHGFQLAMKDSGDDRTISTEIKPAGPFYYAEDEHQQYLYKNPDGYCGLGGIGVCLPPQR, encoded by the coding sequence ATCGATAGTTTCGATAAAACCCAATGCATCAGTCAATCTGACGCACTTTCCGGTCGGATAACACCAATGCCCGTTGCCCGACTTCATGCAGTTAGCCAACACTCCATGACATACGTGCCAGAAAATATGCAGGTGGCCATCTTTGCCATGGGTTGTTTCTGGGGGGCAGAACGTTTGTTCTGGCAACAGCCGGGAATATACAGTACAGCAGCAGGCTACTGTGGCGGCTATACGCCCAACCCTACCTACCGGGAAATCTGTACCGGTAAAACCGGCCATGCTGAAGTAGTACGGGTTGTCTTTGACCCAACGGTCATCAGCTACAAACAACTGTTACAGTTGTTCTGGGAAAATCATGACCCAGCGCAAGGCATGCGTCAGGGCGGCGATATTGGCACTCAGTATCGTTCCGCTATTTACCCCGTCACACCTGAACAGGAGTCGGCCGCCAAGGAAAGCGCACACGGTTTCCAGCTGGCGATGAAAGACAGCGGAGATGATCGTACCATCAGCACGGAAATCAAACCTGCCGGGCCGTTCTACTATGCTGAAGACGAGCACCAGCAATATCTGTACAAAAACCCGGATGGTTACTGCGGGTTAGGTGGCATTGGTGTCTGCTTGCCGCCGCAACGCTAA
- a CDS encoding hemolysin family protein codes for MLNSLLLIILLIAISAFFSLSEISLAASRKIKLKQMADEGNLNADLVLKLQETPGIFFTVIQIGVNAVAILAGIIGDAAFSPYLNMLFENVMSPELAGKVSFICSFVLVTSLFILFGDLTPKRIGMIAPETVAVQIINPMRFCLFIFRPLVWFFNGLANVIFRLLKLPMVRKDDITSDDIYAVVEAGALAGVLRKQEHELIENVFELESRTVPSSMTSRESVVYFDLHEDEEQIKEKIAQQPHSKFLVCNAHIDQIVGYVDSKDLLNRVLGNQSLELNSGVQIRPALIVPDTLTLSEALESFKAAGEDFAVILNEYALVVGIITLNDVMTTLMGDLVGQGLEEQIVARDENSWLIEGGTPIDDVMRALSIDEFPHSGNYETIGGFMMYTLRKIPKRTDFVRFYGYKFEVVDIDSYKIDQLLVTRLEDKPTVASSAANTSES; via the coding sequence ATGTTAAACAGCTTATTACTAATAATACTTCTTATTGCCATCAGCGCGTTTTTTTCTCTTTCTGAAATATCCCTTGCCGCTTCACGTAAAATCAAACTGAAGCAGATGGCCGATGAGGGCAACCTGAATGCTGACCTGGTGTTAAAACTTCAGGAGACACCAGGTATCTTTTTTACTGTGATTCAAATTGGTGTTAATGCCGTCGCCATTCTGGCCGGTATTATTGGTGACGCAGCCTTTTCCCCCTATCTCAATATGTTGTTTGAAAACGTCATGTCTCCAGAGTTAGCGGGAAAAGTCAGCTTTATCTGCTCTTTTGTTCTTGTCACCAGTCTGTTTATCTTGTTCGGTGATTTGACCCCCAAACGTATTGGCATGATTGCCCCAGAGACGGTGGCTGTCCAGATTATCAATCCTATGCGCTTTTGCCTGTTCATATTCCGCCCACTGGTCTGGTTTTTTAACGGTCTGGCTAACGTAATTTTCCGGTTGCTGAAATTACCCATGGTGCGCAAGGACGATATCACTTCCGATGACATCTATGCGGTGGTGGAAGCCGGCGCACTGGCTGGGGTGTTGCGCAAGCAAGAACATGAACTGATTGAGAATGTGTTTGAGCTGGAGTCCCGTACCGTTCCCTCGTCCATGACATCCAGGGAAAGCGTGGTGTACTTTGACCTGCATGAGGACGAAGAGCAGATTAAAGAGAAGATTGCCCAGCAGCCGCACTCCAAGTTTCTGGTTTGTAATGCCCACATTGACCAGATCGTCGGTTATGTCGACTCGAAAGATTTACTGAATCGCGTACTGGGGAATCAAAGTCTGGAACTGAACAGTGGCGTGCAGATTCGTCCGGCGCTGATTGTGCCAGATACCCTTACCCTGTCAGAAGCACTGGAAAGTTTTAAAGCTGCCGGAGAAGATTTTGCCGTTATCCTCAATGAATATGCACTGGTCGTGGGGATTATTACGCTCAATGATGTGATGACCACCCTAATGGGAGATCTGGTTGGGCAAGGTCTGGAAGAGCAGATTGTCGCTCGTGATGAAAACTCGTGGCTGATTGAAGGCGGGACGCCTATCGACGATGTGATGCGAGCGCTGAGTATTGATGAATTCCCGCATTCCGGTAACTACGAAACCATCGGGGGTTTTATGATGTATACGCTGCGTAAAATACCAAAACGCACTGATTTTGTACGCTTTTACGGTTATAAATTTGAAGTGGTGGATATCGACAGTTACAAAATTGATCAGTTACTGGTCACCCGACTGGAAGACAAACCAACAGTAGCATCATCCGCCGCCAATACCTCCGAGTCATAA
- a CDS encoding DUF1107 domain-containing protein, giving the protein MRIFERYNPMKVAKYVKTLFRGRLYIKGVGAFEFDYGKILLPKKQDKQHLVVMSEVNRQVLKLQAEMG; this is encoded by the coding sequence ATGAGGATCTTCGAACGTTACAACCCGATGAAAGTCGCAAAGTACGTGAAAACGTTGTTTCGCGGACGGTTGTATATTAAAGGAGTCGGTGCTTTTGAGTTTGATTATGGCAAGATTTTATTGCCGAAAAAACAGGATAAACAACACTTGGTGGTGATGTCTGAAGTTAACCGCCAAGTGTTGAAATTGCAGGCCGAAATGGGATGA
- a CDS encoding YtfJ family protein, whose translation MTRMTCLFVALIFIPFLTSAHSFAINQPVPSVGVVEKGELKYQNEKFSYQNWSSAQLNGKVRVILHVAGRISARNMNNPLITTLREANLPREYYQTTTIVNVDDAVIGTGMFVRGRVKDSKQANPWSQFVIDSNGDACRAWELTPKSSAIVVLDAQGKVRFVKDGALNRQEIQQVVSLLHTLLNQEESHHDTGTLPVIKTVKHEIRD comes from the coding sequence ATGACCAGAATGACCTGTCTGTTTGTTGCCCTGATTTTTATTCCGTTCCTGACATCCGCACACTCCTTTGCCATTAACCAGCCTGTGCCATCCGTTGGTGTGGTAGAAAAGGGGGAGCTGAAGTATCAGAATGAAAAATTCAGCTACCAGAACTGGAGTAGTGCCCAGCTCAATGGAAAAGTCCGTGTCATCCTGCATGTCGCCGGGCGTATATCTGCCCGGAACATGAATAATCCGCTGATCACCACGCTCAGGGAGGCTAATCTACCGCGTGAATATTACCAAACAACGACAATCGTCAATGTCGACGATGCCGTGATAGGCACGGGCATGTTTGTACGTGGACGCGTCAAGGACAGTAAGCAGGCAAATCCCTGGTCACAGTTTGTTATCGACAGTAATGGTGATGCATGTCGAGCATGGGAATTGACGCCTAAAAGCTCGGCTATCGTCGTGCTGGATGCACAGGGAAAAGTTCGTTTTGTAAAGGATGGCGCCCTGAACCGACAAGAAATACAGCAGGTCGTCAGCCTGCTGCATACCCTATTAAACCAGGAGGAATCTCATCATGACACAGGCACGCTGCCTGTCATCAAAACAGTGAAACACGAAATCCGGGATTAA
- the cysQ gene encoding 3'(2'),5'-bisphosphate nucleotidase CysQ: MLEHICQLAREAGDAIMQVYEGHQPVEVAHKKDDSPVTAADMAAHRVIKQGLAAQYPDIPLLSEEDPPLWSERQHWQRYWLVDPLDGTKEFLNRNGEFTVNIALIENDLPVLGVIYVPVTGVMYAAANGKAWKEEGGHRQPIQVNDARPPLVVVSRSHSDKELQDYLGQLGEHETVAIGSSLKFCLVAEGKAQLYPRFGPTCIWDTGAGHAIALAAGAQIHDWQGKPLSYAPRESFINPGFRVSLF; encoded by the coding sequence ATGTTAGAACATATTTGCCAATTGGCGCGTGAGGCAGGCGATGCCATTATGCAGGTTTATGAGGGACATCAGCCGGTTGAGGTAGCGCACAAGAAAGATGATTCCCCAGTAACCGCTGCCGATATGGCGGCACATCGTGTCATCAAACAAGGGTTGGCGGCACAGTACCCCGATATCCCGTTACTGTCTGAGGAAGATCCTCCGCTGTGGTCGGAGCGCCAGCACTGGCAGCGTTACTGGTTAGTGGACCCGCTGGACGGTACGAAAGAGTTTTTGAACCGCAATGGTGAATTCACGGTAAATATTGCGCTGATTGAGAATGATCTACCGGTACTGGGCGTGATCTACGTTCCGGTGACCGGGGTGATGTATGCGGCGGCAAACGGCAAAGCCTGGAAAGAAGAGGGGGGGCACCGACAGCCGATACAGGTGAATGATGCCCGGCCTCCATTGGTGGTGGTAAGCCGTTCACACTCAGATAAGGAGTTACAGGATTACCTTGGTCAGTTGGGTGAGCATGAGACTGTTGCTATTGGGTCATCGTTAAAATTTTGTCTGGTGGCGGAAGGGAAAGCCCAGCTTTATCCCCGTTTTGGGCCCACCTGTATTTGGGATACCGGTGCCGGGCATGCAATCGCGTTAGCGGCGGGAGCACAGATACATGATTGGCAGGGAAAACCGTTATCTTATGCCCCACGGGAATCGTTTATTAATCCCGGATTTCGTGTTTCACTGTTTTGA
- a CDS encoding DUF2502 domain-containing protein, with the protein MIKPLLFGVMMTGMLLFAVPTVQADSLSIALPGVYFHIGDRDQRGYYWDGHRWCAPHEWRREHRYHRPRPVYYYEAPPRYYEAPPPRVVVMQPPRPVFIAPPPGPGWGHHYRGDPRW; encoded by the coding sequence ATGATCAAGCCGCTTTTATTCGGTGTCATGATGACTGGAATGCTGTTGTTCGCTGTGCCTACGGTACAGGCCGATAGCCTGAGCATTGCGCTGCCGGGGGTCTATTTCCATATTGGCGATCGTGACCAGCGTGGCTATTACTGGGATGGACATCGGTGGTGTGCTCCGCATGAGTGGCGGCGTGAACACAGATACCACAGGCCACGACCCGTTTATTACTATGAAGCACCACCGAGATATTATGAAGCGCCACCACCACGGGTTGTTGTAATGCAACCGCCTCGGCCAGTGTTTATTGCGCCGCCGCCAGGGCCTGGTTGGGGTCACCACTATAGAGGTGACCCTCGTTGGTAA
- a CDS encoding urea ABC transporter substrate-binding protein, with protein MAVAADKPIKIGLLEDASGNFALPVIPKIHATELAVDEINAKGGILGRPIELIKYDTQSDNTRFQQMARRLIKNDKVDVIFGAFSSASREAIRPIMDKAKQLYWYNNQYEGGVCDTNVFVTGAVPEQQFSTLIPWMMKKYGKRVYTIAADYNFGQISAEWVRKIVAENGGTMVGEEFIPLSVSQFSQTIQNIQKAKPDFVMTLLVGTNQSSYYEQQAAARLNLPMASSVSVAQAYEHKRFKPPALKDMYITANYMEEVDTPASNDFKKRFHAKFPDEPYINQEAANAYDAVYLYKLAVEKANSTNQVAVRKALESGGICTDGPSGKVCIDPKSHHLSHTIYLAHVKADHSVEIPKVWPDIQPYWLDQAGCNLPVKPDTSQYTPSNPPKA; from the coding sequence ATGGCTGTTGCGGCCGACAAGCCCATTAAAATAGGTTTATTAGAAGACGCATCCGGCAATTTTGCCTTGCCCGTTATTCCCAAGATCCACGCTACGGAATTAGCTGTTGACGAAATCAATGCGAAAGGCGGTATTCTTGGTCGTCCGATTGAACTAATTAAATATGATACCCAATCCGATAATACCCGTTTTCAGCAAATGGCTCGTCGTTTAATTAAAAACGATAAAGTAGATGTTATTTTCGGCGCTTTCTCTAGCGCTTCCCGTGAGGCCATTCGCCCTATTATGGATAAAGCAAAACAGCTTTACTGGTATAACAACCAGTATGAGGGCGGTGTCTGCGACACCAATGTCTTTGTCACCGGCGCGGTGCCTGAACAGCAATTTTCCACACTGATTCCCTGGATGATGAAGAAATATGGCAAACGGGTTTATACCATTGCTGCCGATTACAACTTTGGTCAGATCTCGGCGGAATGGGTGCGAAAAATTGTCGCAGAAAACGGTGGCACCATGGTCGGGGAAGAGTTTATCCCGCTGAGTGTTTCTCAGTTTAGCCAAACCATTCAGAATATTCAGAAAGCCAAACCAGACTTTGTCATGACACTTCTGGTCGGCACCAACCAGTCTTCCTACTATGAGCAGCAAGCTGCCGCCAGACTGAATCTACCCATGGCAAGCTCAGTTAGCGTGGCACAAGCTTATGAACACAAACGCTTTAAGCCACCAGCACTGAAAGACATGTACATCACCGCCAACTATATGGAAGAGGTGGACACACCTGCCAGTAATGACTTCAAAAAACGGTTCCACGCCAAATTCCCTGATGAGCCGTATATCAATCAGGAGGCGGCCAACGCCTATGATGCGGTTTACCTCTACAAACTGGCAGTGGAAAAAGCCAATAGCACCAATCAAGTTGCTGTACGCAAGGCATTAGAAAGTGGTGGTATCTGTACCGATGGCCCTTCCGGAAAGGTCTGTATCGATCCCAAAAGCCACCATCTGAGCCACACCATTTATCTGGCGCACGTCAAGGCTGACCATTCTGTCGAA